A region of the Phaseolus vulgaris cultivar G19833 chromosome 11, P. vulgaris v2.0, whole genome shotgun sequence genome:
ACTACTCTGTTGGTATGTATCATGTTACCATTTATATTGTACCCTGTTATAATATGTTGTACTACTCTTGACAAAGTGGACTTATCCTACAGGTCCTTCCAGTTTTTCTTTTGGGAATTCAATAAAAGGGGAGAAACTTGGGTTTCAGTCATCTAGTAATAGTTTAGTAGACGATAAGAAGTACTCGGTGCAAGAAAGTCAATCAATAGGAGCTCTTAATGCTGCTACAGGATCACCATTTGAACTGAAACCTCCTCCCGGGAGGGTGGGAATCATTCCTTCTGGAATGCCTCCCTTAAAACCTCCTCCAGGCAGGTTAAACCCTCCTCCAGGTAGGTTAAACCCTCTTCCTCCTGAGCCACCTTCATTTAGGCCGTCGGATGCTGCTGCTCCTCCGGTGTCTACTACTACTGTTGCTGCAGTTCCTCCTCCTACCCCTCAAAAGTTTGCTATTAGTAGCATTCCACCACGCCAACCACCAATGGGTGCCAAACCTAGCCCGCCTCTACCACCACCGCCAGCACTAGCTGGTTCCAGACCAGGTTATCCTCCACCCCCTCCAGCACTAGCTGTTTCCAGACCTGGtcctcctcctccaccaccCCCTGCAGCCCCAGCTGGTATCAGACCTGGTCCTCCTCCACCACCACCCCCTGCAGCCCCAGCTGGTATCAGACCTGGTCCTCCTCCACCACCACCCCCAGCACCAGGTGGTGCCAAACCTGGTCCCCGCCCACCACCACCTCCTGTGAATGGTGTAGCTCCTCCTCGACCTCCTCCATTTGGCTCAAAGGCGCCACGGCCTTTAGCTAGTGGATCAAAAGCTACAGTTGCAAGTGAAGCTGATGCTCCCAAAGCCAAGCTAAAGCCCTTTTTCTGGGATAAGGTTCAAGCAAACCCAGATCAATCGATGGTTTggaatcaaatcaaatcagGATCATTCCAGTAAGGAATAAATACCAAGCCTCTTTTGTTTATCAAAGATAATTTATCATTAATGTGCTTAAATGACAAACATTTTACAGGTTTAATGAAGAAATGATAGAGACACTTTTTGGCTATAATGCTGTGGATAAGAACAATGGTCAAAGACAGAAAGAGTCTTCCTCTCAAGATCCTTCACCTCAGTTTGTCCAGATCATTGACAAAAAGAAAGCCCAAAATTTATTGATTCTGTTGCGAGCATTGAATGTGACAATGGAAGAAGTTCGTGATGCACTTTATGAAGGTGCTTTCTTGTTCCTTCAATTTCCTCTGAAATTGCTTATAACTGTATGCTTAATAGTAAGGACATACATATTTGTGCACCCGTAGACTTGATATGGATTCTTTCAAACTGGTGCCATGTCCTTACTCTTGAGGAGGATAGATTGCTATATTGTTGATAGGTTTGAATATTGttctaaaattatttgattatgATAATGTTGTGTACTAGGGAAGATAGATTGTGGTAGTCCTGCCTATGCTTAAGATATTTTTTACTGAACTGAACAAATGGATTAATGCCTTTGAACCTTTTGTCATAAATCATGATACTTCAATATGTGGCACGTGATACATATCTGTATCTGATACTCTAGGATGCTTTACTGATACTTATTGATGAAGTATACAATCTATGAAGCACTAATACTTTTATGATgacaataatttataatttttttattttgacaatGTCTAAGaaatgtgattttaatttgGACACAATTGCatttatatgtttattaatttcttaagaattatttttatacatttttaaacACATATATGTCATATAATTGTATcctattattttcaaaaataaatgtattgccATATTGGATATGCGTTGTTCCTGATACACATATTATATCTGTGCATCGTATTTGTAGAATTctttctaaaagaaaaattgtttggtTGTATTGTTCCGCACTTAAATGAAACACTTTGCAACCTCATTTTGGCTGATCAGGACATGAGCTACCCTCGGAATTCCTTCAAACTTTGCTAAAGATGGCACCAACATCAGATGAAGAGCTTAAGCTTAGACTCTTTGGTGGTGATCTATCTCAACTTGGTCCTGCTGACAGTTTCCTCAAAGCCCTGGTTGACATTCCATTTGCATTCAAGAGAATGGAAGCTCTGCTTTTCATGGGCTCATTTAAAGAGGAGCTTGGAACTACTATGGAGTCTTTTTCCATTTTGGAGGTATACATCATGCATGCAGTTGCTTTGCTTATGCTCTTTCTATCACATGGATCATGATGATTTGAATTTTTAGTTGCACTGATGCCAACTGAGATTGTATAATTACCTGAGTATATGCTATATCATCCTAATATTGCTACTGCCAATCATAGGACATCAATGGTATCATAGAAAAACTGGTAAAAACATGGCTGAGTATGTTGTTTGTTGCATAAGTAATGCCAAATTAAGGCTTTAATTAATATGCAGAGTTttgatttaatttcaaatttaattgtaTTTAGATTTTGGTATCATTCAAAGTTTTGGTTTTAATGCCAAAATTATTTGATTATGGTGGaatattattttcatctatCATTCAAAATTATTTGCATGCATATCCATGTGAAGGAATATACCTTGTAATACTAGTAAATTTATGATGTATGTGAAATTGTGAGTTTGATTGCAGTTTGTGATCTGTTAATCTTAAAAATGCTATCGAACGTTGCTTGGTTAGTTTAGTTTTATGGTATGTTAATTAATTTGAAACCATACACAAACAAACACGACAATGTTCTGTAATTGATATCCTATcattgtaatttctttggttttgGAATCTCTGTGCTCATTTTTGTTTACTTTATTATCACCCTGTGACGTTGAAGAAATaatcttatttttcttgcaattGTATCTGATATGTCAGGATGCTTGTAAGCAACTAAGAAGTAGCCGGCTGTTCCTGAAACTTCTTGAAGCTGTTCTCAAAACTGGCAACCGAATGAATGATGGAACTTTCCGCGGTGGTGCTCAAGCATTTAAACTTGATACACTTTTGAAATTATCTGATGTAAAAGGAACAGACGGGAAGACTACACTCTTACACTTTGTTGTTCTAGAGATTATCCGCTCTGAGGGCATAAAAGCTGTCAGAAAGTCCAAAGATAGCCAGAGTTTATCCAGTATTAAATCGGATGACCTTCAGGATAGTATTCAAGAAACAGAAGATCACTACCATGAGATCGGCCTTCAGGTGGTTTCACGCTTGAGCAGTGAACTTGAGAATGTAAAAAAAGCAGCAGCTATAGATGCTGACAACTTAACAGGAACCACTGCCAAACTTGGGCATGGTCTCATAAAAACACAAGACTTGATAAACAAAAACATGAAGAATGTGGAGGAAGACCGGGGCTTTTGTGAGACAGTGAAAAGTTTTGTACAGAATGCCGAGGCTGATGTTAAGAAACTGCTGGAAGAGGAGAAGAAGATCATGGCTTTGGTGAAGAACACTGGTGATTACTTTCATGGGAATGCTGGGAAGAATGAAGGCATAAGGCTGTTCATAGTAGTACGGGACTTCTTACTAATGCTGGATAAGATATGCAAGGAGTTGATAGACACACAGAAGAAGCAAACAAAAACACCAAAACAAGAGAATCCTCGAGGACCAGCTTCCTCTGAGACACGTCCACCACCTGATCTTCGTCAGCGGCTCTTTCCAGCAATTGCTGAAAGGAGGATGGATGACATTAGCTCAGATGATGAGAGTCCATAGATTCAAGTTGAAAGTGGTATTGAATCTGTTCCCTTACTAACATATCCTTGTATAGCTTAGCACAATTGAAGACTTGCATATTGTTTGGCATGGCTTTTCTAAATgttaaaatctattttaatgATAAAAGCTATTCTGATTTTAAGAGatttaattaaaagttaaactTGCTTGATAATTTTGTCAACTTGTAGATTAAAAAGTTGAAGGAGATGTTCTTTTTGTCATTGGAATTTAGTATAGGTGAGGAAGAAGAGAAACACAAAATTAGTTTATTCTACTACTTTCAAATTGTCTTTTTGAAGGaatgaaaaatatatgtattgtCAATATAAATGTTTTTTGTACTATCATTCAACCACAAACTATTATGCATAATAAGTTTGTTTACTTTAGAGGAGTACTGAAAACACACTCTTTCTAGCACATCTCCCGAAGTTACAATTCATTGAGAACTACAAAATCATGGAAGAGAATCATGAAATAGTATGTGGAACCCACAAATTTGTGATTTTCAATAGACTTCAATGTATGTATGTTTATTGAAGTCTCTATAAGGAGAAGCTCCTATTATGATTTAGGCGTTCTGTAGAATTCAGTTTGGCATTGCTTCAACTTTAAGAGAAGTCCCAAATAATATCCAAATTTATTATGTAACGATCATTGATATTTGAATTTGAACTGATGTTCTTTTGGCTTACTTTTGCAGAGGGATGGTTGCATTTGTTTTTCATGAATGATGGAAATGGCATGTATTTTTACACTTCTCAAACTAAATGCCATATGTACAGACCTGGCTGGAGCTGTTATGAAGCAATGCACTTGCTTCCTATCACCATTGTTGAGCCCCCCATTGGGAATTAGCTTCATAGTTTGAGATAGCCATTTCTGGAACTAAAGTTGTGTAGGGTCTTGATTTTTTGTTCTTCATGATTCTTTATTGAATTTAATATGTCAGtgcatttatttattgaaaggGGCAGCAGGATGTAGCATATTACTTTTCTTTAAGGAACTTAGAATTGCATTATTTTTTAACTCGTCATTTAACACCAAGATTGTATGATAATGTAAAAGCAGCAAATGTAGTTCTCATTATTGGTTTTGTAAGCTGAAATCATATTAGTAGACTTAAGCTATGGATTGGCGTGTGGGTTTGATTCACGTCAGAATGATCTTGTGACTGGTCTAGGATAGTATCATTAAGCACTtgacaataaattaaatttaattatgatCCAATGCTAATGCAAGCATTATGGGCCCACATCGGTTAAAATGTTAACCAAGCATGAATCGTTGTGCTCCACTCGTCCATTAGATGATGATGAGAGTACCTCTATTGTGGGACTAATGATTAATACACAAGACTTTTATTTTATAGTGGTCGcctcttttatttatatttatatattttatatatttaataaatttatcatttattcgatcatctatttatataattgaattgttTCAACATTTACCCCTAAACTCAAATGTGCATTATTTGGCATGGTGTTAAACAGAATGTTCATTTGATAAACACTTCGGAGGCTGCTTCTTCCTCCACCTTCATACCTTGTGTCACCctcataagtttttttatttcaaaaataccctttttttaatattttggattacataatttggaagtctttttttaatCCAGAAttaactttcggattatgtaatccggaagccttttgtgattagcttccataatctgaaagtctttctatacataagattaatTCAGAAGTCTTTTTTTTCCCAAATATatgattagcttctggattacataattcagaaatttttttaaataatagatTTATATATGGTGGTGGCAgaaaaaagataaaacagtATTTTCACATTTAGTATGCGGTGACacaagaagatatggaggtgtaggaagaaagagtccactTCGTTTCAAATAGATCTTGATCTGTAGCATGACGCCATTGGTTCTAAAGGTTTAATATTACCTTACTTTGATATTGAGATGGCCTTTTAGATGGAATGGTTCTGCAGATGGTACTTTCTCCTCAAAAATACATATAACTTTGAAATGAACAGGTGAGGGTCTACTCTAAAAAGGGGTGTGAATTAACGCAATAGAAATATTATGTGGTAC
Encoded here:
- the LOC137807585 gene encoding formin-like protein 5 isoform X2 is translated as MGILKHMVNKSLGGFLVLLLVSAVSPLEKKETEDDFVRELLDPASGLFNEHTAKFLWKYCREDLFHLMKDVGNHDLCLSKELSGITNIISSEIQPLAREDTKKFINAYCSKFKENILHCLRKDNFPIPVSRNEDGHVTYMGPLFSRSSAPTRNFGRSLLQHISEPPSPGPAPSSAPSSEPSPAPSSEPIPVPSSHAPVPHHLPEPLQPSFAPTPFFPKWTPAASDISAPPSSEIDKQEDGHSNKKTVVLAVVITALVTFVAAALLFLCWSRYRKTGHVRLNDDRPLLSLSMSDYSVGPSSFSFGNSIKGEKLGFQSSSNSLVDDKKYSVQESQSIGALNAATGSPFELKPPPGRVGIIPSGMPPLKPPPGRLNPPPGRLNPLPPEPPSFRPSDAAAPPVSTTTVAAVPPPTPQKFAISSIPPRQPPMGAKPSPPLPPPPALAGSRPGYPPPPPALAVSRPGPPPPPPPAAPAAGIRPGPPPPPPPAPGGAKPGPRPPPPPVNGVAPPRPPPFGSKAPRPLASGSKATVASEADAPKAKLKPFFWDKVQANPDQSMVWNQIKSGSFQFNEEMIETLFGYNAVDKNNGQRQKESSSQDPSPQFVQIIDKKKAQNLLILLRALNVTMEEVRDALYEGHELPSEFLQTLLKMAPTSDEELKLRLFGGDLSQLGPADSFLKALVDIPFAFKRMEALLFMGSFKEELGTTMESFSILEDACKQLRSSRLFLKLLEAVLKTGNRMNDGTFRGGAQAFKLDTLLKLSDVKGTDGKTTLLHFVVLEIIRSEGIKAVRKSKDSQSLSSIKSDDLQDSIQETEDHYHEIGLQVVSRLSSELENVKKAAAIDADNLTGTTAKLGHGLIKTQDLINKNMKNVEEDRGFCETVKSFVQNAEADVKKLLEEEKKIMALVKNTGDYFHGNAGKNEGIRLFIVVRDFLLMLDKICKELIDTQKKQTKTPKQENPRGPASSETRPPPDLRQRLFPAIAERRMDDISSDDESP
- the LOC137807585 gene encoding formin-like protein 5 isoform X3, encoding MGILKHMVNKSLGGFLVLLLVSAVSPLEKKETEDDFVRELLDPASGLFNEHTAKFLWKYCREDLFHLMKDVGNHDLCLSKELSGITNIISSEIQPLAREDTKKFINAYCSKFKENILHCLRKDNFPIPVSRNEDGHVTYMGPLFSRSSAPTRNFGRSLLQHISEPPSPGPAPSSAPSSEPSPAPSSEPIPVPSSHAPVPHHLPEPLQPSFAPTPFFPKWTPAASDISAPPSSEIDKQEDGHSNKKTVVLAVVITALVTFVAAALLFLCWSRYRKTGHVRLNDDRPLLSLSMSDYSVGPSSFSFGNSIKGEKLGFQSSSNSLVDDKKYSVQESQSIGALNAATGSPFELKPPPGRVGIIPSGMPPLKPPPGRLNPPPGRLNPLPPEPPSFRPSDAAAPPVSTTTVAAVPPPTPQKFAISSIPPRQPPMGAKPSPPLPPPPALAGSRPGYPPPPPALAVSRPGPPPPPPPAAPAGIRPGPPPPPPPAPGGAKPGPRPPPPPVNGVAPPRPPPFGSKAPRPLASGSKATVASEADAPKAKLKPFFWDKVQANPDQSMVWNQIKSGSFQFNEEMIETLFGYNAVDKNNGQRQKESSSQDPSPQFVQIIDKKKAQNLLILLRALNVTMEEVRDALYEGHELPSEFLQTLLKMAPTSDEELKLRLFGGDLSQLGPADSFLKALVDIPFAFKRMEALLFMGSFKEELGTTMESFSILEDACKQLRSSRLFLKLLEAVLKTGNRMNDGTFRGGAQAFKLDTLLKLSDVKGTDGKTTLLHFVVLEIIRSEGIKAVRKSKDSQSLSSIKSDDLQDSIQETEDHYHEIGLQVVSRLSSELENVKKAAAIDADNLTGTTAKLGHGLIKTQDLINKNMKNVEEDRGFCETVKSFVQNAEADVKKLLEEEKKIMALVKNTGDYFHGNAGKNEGIRLFIVVRDFLLMLDKICKELIDTQKKQTKTPKQENPRGPASSETRPPPDLRQRLFPAIAERRMDDISSDDESP
- the LOC137807585 gene encoding formin-like protein 5 isoform X1, with product MGILKHMVNKSLGGFLVLLLVSAVSPLEKKETEDDFVRELLDPASGLFNEHTAKFLWKYCREDLFHLMKDVGNHDLCLSKELSGITNIISSEIQPLAREDTKKFINAYCSKFKENILHCLRKDNFPIPVSRNEDGHVTYMGPLFSRSSAPTRNFGRSLLQHISEPPSPGPAPSSAPSSEPSPAPSSEPIPVPSSHAPVPHHLPEPLQPSFAPTPFFPKWTPAASDISAPPSSEIDKQEDGHSNKKTVVLAVVITALVTFVAAALLFLCWSRYRKTGHVRLNDDRPLLSLSMSDYSVGPSSFSFGNSIKGEKLGFQSSSNSLVDDKKYSVQESQSIGALNAATGSPFELKPPPGRVGIIPSGMPPLKPPPGRLNPPPGRLNPLPPEPPSFRPSDAAAPPVSTTTVAAVPPPTPQKFAISSIPPRQPPMGAKPSPPLPPPPALAGSRPGYPPPPPALAVSRPGPPPPPPPAAPAGIRPGPPPPPPPAAPAGIRPGPPPPPPPAPGGAKPGPRPPPPPVNGVAPPRPPPFGSKAPRPLASGSKATVASEADAPKAKLKPFFWDKVQANPDQSMVWNQIKSGSFQFNEEMIETLFGYNAVDKNNGQRQKESSSQDPSPQFVQIIDKKKAQNLLILLRALNVTMEEVRDALYEGHELPSEFLQTLLKMAPTSDEELKLRLFGGDLSQLGPADSFLKALVDIPFAFKRMEALLFMGSFKEELGTTMESFSILEDACKQLRSSRLFLKLLEAVLKTGNRMNDGTFRGGAQAFKLDTLLKLSDVKGTDGKTTLLHFVVLEIIRSEGIKAVRKSKDSQSLSSIKSDDLQDSIQETEDHYHEIGLQVVSRLSSELENVKKAAAIDADNLTGTTAKLGHGLIKTQDLINKNMKNVEEDRGFCETVKSFVQNAEADVKKLLEEEKKIMALVKNTGDYFHGNAGKNEGIRLFIVVRDFLLMLDKICKELIDTQKKQTKTPKQENPRGPASSETRPPPDLRQRLFPAIAERRMDDISSDDESP